A genomic window from Gossypium hirsutum isolate 1008001.06 chromosome D12, Gossypium_hirsutum_v2.1, whole genome shotgun sequence includes:
- the LOC107947273 gene encoding alpha-L-fucosidase 1 — protein sequence MAKFWYLVCMITFLELSKLAISRPEQVPTPPLPVLPLPTFSQLKWQQRELIMFLHFGVNTFTDSERGTGKENPSIFNPAGLDTKQWVTVAAEAGISLMILTAKHHDGFCLWPSKYTDHSVISSPWRNGHGDVVQEFIDAVKTHGGGGIDAGLYLSPWDRHDKRYGHDLQYNEYYLAQLQELLTKYGSVKEIWFDGFKGNKARNMSYYFSDWFAMVRELQSSINIFSDAGPDVRWVGNEKGSAGNTSWSTINSTLLSIGNLSVLDYLNTGDPKGTNWLPAECDVSIREGWFWHKSQSPKMLSQLLDIYYKSVGRNCVMLLNVPPNSTGLISESDIHRLKEFRTAIDTIFSTNLAEKCTVEVSNQRGGKGGGFGPENVLDNDHVWTYWSPKENKNEHWIEIKVPNAEEGMKFNVVRIQEPIGLGQRIIKHEIYVDGKKVVQGTTVGYKRLHRLEKVLHCRAVRIIVKESKGLPLISSIGLHLDTYWKP from the exons ATGGctaagttttggtatttggtatGCATGATCACATTCCTCGAGCTGTCAAAATTGGCTATTTCCCGGCCTGAACAAGTTCCAACACCACCACTACCAGTGCTACCACTTCCAACATTTTCACAACTCAAATGGCAACAAAGAGAACTCATAATGTTCCTTCATTTCGGTGTCAACACATTCACAGACTCCGAACGGGGCACCGGCAAAGAAAACCCATCAATATTCAACCCCGCCGGCCTCGATACCAAACAATGGGTCACCGTAGCTGCCGAGGCAGGGATTTCTCTAATGATCCTCACCGCAAAACACCACGATGGCTTCTGCTTATGGCCTTCTAAATACACCGACCACTCCGTTATATCGTCTCCTTGGAGAAACGGCCACGGCGACGTTGTACAAGAGTTCATCGACGCTGTCAAGACCCATGGCGGCGGCGGCATCGATGCTGGGCTCTACCTTTCGCCATGGGATCGTCATGATAAAAGATACGGACATGATTTGCAGTACAACGAGTATTATTTAGCTCAGTTACAAGAACTGCTTACTAA ATATGGGAGTGTGAAGGAGATATGGTTTGATGGATTCAAGGGTAACAAAGCTAGGAACATGTCTTACTACTTCTCTGATTGGTTTGCAATGGTGAGAGAGTTGCAGAGTTCGATCAACATATTTTCCGATGCCGGTCCTGATGTACGGTGGGTCGGGAACGAAAAAGGATCCGCCGGAAACACGAGCTGGTCTACCATAAATAGTACCTTGCTGTCGATCGGAAACCTAAGCGTTCTCGA CTATCTCAATACGGGAGATCCAAAAGGAACCAATTGGTTGCCGGCAGAGTGTGATGTTTCAATCCGAGAAGGATGGTTTTGGCATAAATCACAATCACCAAAGATGTTAAGCCAGCTTCTAGACATCTACTACAAGTCAGTCGGTAGGAATTGCGTCATGTTACTCAATGTACCGCCCAATTCAACCGGACTCATATCTGAATCTGATATTCATAGATTAAAAGAATTTCGAACCGCGATCGATACGATATTCTCCACCAATTTAGCTGAAAAATGTACTGTTGAAGTTAGCAACCAGAGAGGAGGAAAGGGTGGTGGGTTTGGTCCAGAGAACGTGTTGGATAATGACCATGTATGGACGTATTGGTCACCGAAGGAAAATAAAAACGAGCATTGGATCGAAATAAAGGTACCCAATGCCGAAGAAGGAATGAAATTCAATGTGGTGAGGATTCAAGAACCAATTGGACTAGGACAAAGGATCATAAAGCATGAAATATATGTGGATGGTAAGAAAGTGGTGCAAGGGACCACAGTGGGATATAAAAGGCTACATAGACTTGAAAAGGTACTTCATTGTAGGGCTGTGAGGATTATTGTAAAGGAATCAAAGGGATTGCCTTTGATATCTTCAATTGGTTTGCATTTAGATACTTATTGGAAACCCTAG
- the LOC107947274 gene encoding DEAD-box ATP-dependent RNA helicase 7 isoform X2 → MPSLALSDHKHKKEDKKMKNKLALKNRETDKKVKKLKDPKVNEDENDLEVKKSKKKRKASELQLEEDERSETSSEIVEPVDVKVKVKVKVTEKKKKKNKEKLEKDDEDEGKSEDPNLVSRFRISEAVRKKLKSKGIESLFPIQALTFDIILDGTDLVGRARTGQGKTLAFVLPILESLTNGTVKASRKNGYGRAPSVLVLLPTRELAKQVFEDFEVYGEVVGLTSCCLYGGAPYHTQEMKMKKGVDIVIGTPGRIKDHIERGNIHLGSLKFRVLDEADEMLRMGFVDDVELILGKVKDASKVQTLLFSATLPDWVKGIAARFLKTSKKTVDLVGKEKMKASTSVKHIVLPCSKSARSQLIPDIIRCYSSGRTIIFTETKDSASELAGLLPGSRALHGDIQQAQREVTLNGFRSGKFMTLVATNVAARGLDINDVQLIIQCEPPRDVEAYIHRSGRTGRAGNTGVAVMLYDPKRSSISKIERESGVKFEHISAPQPVDVAKSAGVEAAKIIAEVSDSVIPAFKSIAQELLETSGLSAEDLLAKALAKAAGYSEIKSRSLLTSMENHVTLLLEAGKPIYTLSFVFGVLKRFLPEEKVHSVQGLTLTADGMGAVFDVAEDDVGTFLAGAENANNVRLETLKKKLPRLQERDQSRGRFSGGRGDRSGGGGSCGGGKFSGGRGGRGGFSDRVNDRFSGGGRGRYSSKKW, encoded by the exons ATGCCTTCATTAGCTTTATCCGATCATAAACACAAGAAAGAAGATAAAAAGATGAAGAATAAACTCGCCTTAAAAAATCGAGAAACCGATAAGAAAGTGAAGAAACTGAAGGATCCGAAGGTTAACGAAGATGAAAACGATTTGGAGGTAAAGAAGAGTAAGAAGAAACGGAAGGCATCGGAGCTTCAGTTAGAAGAGGACGAAAGGAGCGAGACGAGCTCGGAGATCGTCGAGCCGGTAGATGTGAAGGTGAAGGTAAAAGTGAAAGTgacagagaagaagaaaaagaaaaacaaagagaaaTTGGAGAAGGATGACGAGGATGAAGGTAAAAGTGAGGATCCGAATTTGGTATCGAGGTTTCGGATCTCGGAAGCAGTTAGGAAGAAACTTAAATCGAAGGGGATTGAATCTTTGTTTCCTATTCAGGCCTTGACTTTTGATATTATTCTTGATGGCACTGATTTGGTTGGCCGTGCTCGTACCGGTCAG GGTAAGACACTGGCCTTTGTGTTGCCAATATTGGAGTCTTTAACCAACGGGACTGTAAAAGCATCAAGGAAGAATGGATATGGCAGGGCACCAAGTGTTCTGGTACTTTTACCAACTAGGGAACTGGCTAAACAG GTTTTCGAGGACTTTGAAGTTTATGGCGAGGTGGTGGGGTTGACATCATGTTGTTTATATGGAGGAGCTCCGTACCACACCCAAGAGATGAAAATGAAGAAAGGAGTTGATATAGTTATCGGGACACCCGGCCGCATAAAG GATCACATAGAGAGGGGGAATATTCACTTAGGTTCATTGAAATTTCGAGTTCTTGATGAGGCGGATGAAATGCTGAGAATGGGATTTGTTGATGACGTTGAACTTATATTAG GCAAGGTAAAGGATGCAAGTAAGGTTCAGACACTTCTTTTTAGTGCCACCTTGCCAGACTGGGTGAAGGGT ATTGCAGCAAGATTTCTTAAAACAAGTAAGAAGACTGTTGATCTTGTTGGTAAAGAGAAGATGAAGGCTAGTACCAGTGTTAAGCATATTGTTTTACCCTGTTCTAAGTCTGCAAGATCACAGTTGATCCCAGATATTATTCGTTGTTATAGCAG TGGACGTACTATTATATTCACTGAGACAAAAGATTCTGCTTCGGAGCTGGCTGGCTTATTGCCTGGATCCCGAGCTTTGCATGGGGACATACAGCAAGCGCAACGTGAG GTCACCCTGAATGGGTTTCGGTCAGGCAAGTTCATGACATTAGTGGCTACAAATGTGGCGGCAAGGGGATTAGATATCAATGACGTGCAGTTAATTATCCAG TGTGAGCCACCGCGTGATGTAGAAGCATATATTCATCGGTCTGGACGAACAGGGAGAGCAG GCAATACTGGAGTTGCTGTCATGCTTTATGATCCTAAAAGGTCGAGCATATCTAAGATAGAAAGAGAATCTGGAGTGAAATTTGAGCACATATCTGCTCCTCAGCCAGTTGATGTAGCTAAATCTGCTGGTGTAGAAGCGGCCAAAATAATAGCCGAAGTCTCTGACAG TGTAATTCCTGCCTTCAAGTCCATTGCTCAGGAGCTATTAGAGACTTCTGGTTTATCAGCAGAAGATCTACTTGCCAAAGCACTAGCCAAGGCTGCA GGTTATTCTGAAATAAAGAGTAGATCCCTTCTAACATCTATGGAGAACCATGTTACATTACTTCTTGAAGCTGGAAAACCTATTTACACACTTTC ATTTGTTTTTGGTGTGTTGAAAAGATTCTTGCCTGAGGAAAAGGTTCACTCAGTGCAGGGACTGACCCTTACTGCTGATGGAATGGGTGCAGTATTTGATGTTGCAGAAGATGATGTCGGAACATTTCTGGCTg GTGCTGAAAATGCAAATAATGTTAGATTAGAGACGTTGAAGAAAAAATTGCCACGTTTACAAGAAAGAGACCAGTCAAGAGGGAGATTCAGTGGTGGAAGAGGTGATAGAAGCGGCGGCGGCGGAAGTTGTGGTGGTGGTAAGTTCTCTGGCGGCAGAGGTGGCCGAGGTGGATTTTCTGATAGAGTAAACGATCGGTTTTCGGGTGGTGGGCGAGGCCGCTACAGTAGTAAGAAATGGTGA
- the LOC107947274 gene encoding DEAD-box ATP-dependent RNA helicase 7 isoform X1 translates to MPSLALSDHKHKKEDKKMKNKLALKNRETDKKVKKLKDPKVNEDENDLEVKKSKKKRKASELQLEEDERSETSSEIVEPVDVKVKVKVKVTEKKKKKNKEKLEKDDEDEGKSEDPNLVSRFRISEAVRKKLKSKGIESLFPIQALTFDIILDGTDLVGRARTGQGKTLAFVLPILESLTNGTVKASRKNGYGRAPSVLVLLPTRELAKQVFEDFEVYGEVVGLTSCCLYGGAPYHTQEMKMKKGVDIVIGTPGRIKDHIERGNIHLGSLKFRVLDEADEMLRMGFVDDVELILGKVKDASKVQTLLFSATLPDWVKGIAARFLKTSKKTVDLVGKEKMKASTSVKHIVLPCSKSARSQLIPDIIRCYSSSGRTIIFTETKDSASELAGLLPGSRALHGDIQQAQREVTLNGFRSGKFMTLVATNVAARGLDINDVQLIIQCEPPRDVEAYIHRSGRTGRAGNTGVAVMLYDPKRSSISKIERESGVKFEHISAPQPVDVAKSAGVEAAKIIAEVSDSVIPAFKSIAQELLETSGLSAEDLLAKALAKAAGYSEIKSRSLLTSMENHVTLLLEAGKPIYTLSFVFGVLKRFLPEEKVHSVQGLTLTADGMGAVFDVAEDDVGTFLAGAENANNVRLETLKKKLPRLQERDQSRGRFSGGRGDRSGGGGSCGGGKFSGGRGGRGGFSDRVNDRFSGGGRGRYSSKKW, encoded by the exons ATGCCTTCATTAGCTTTATCCGATCATAAACACAAGAAAGAAGATAAAAAGATGAAGAATAAACTCGCCTTAAAAAATCGAGAAACCGATAAGAAAGTGAAGAAACTGAAGGATCCGAAGGTTAACGAAGATGAAAACGATTTGGAGGTAAAGAAGAGTAAGAAGAAACGGAAGGCATCGGAGCTTCAGTTAGAAGAGGACGAAAGGAGCGAGACGAGCTCGGAGATCGTCGAGCCGGTAGATGTGAAGGTGAAGGTAAAAGTGAAAGTgacagagaagaagaaaaagaaaaacaaagagaaaTTGGAGAAGGATGACGAGGATGAAGGTAAAAGTGAGGATCCGAATTTGGTATCGAGGTTTCGGATCTCGGAAGCAGTTAGGAAGAAACTTAAATCGAAGGGGATTGAATCTTTGTTTCCTATTCAGGCCTTGACTTTTGATATTATTCTTGATGGCACTGATTTGGTTGGCCGTGCTCGTACCGGTCAG GGTAAGACACTGGCCTTTGTGTTGCCAATATTGGAGTCTTTAACCAACGGGACTGTAAAAGCATCAAGGAAGAATGGATATGGCAGGGCACCAAGTGTTCTGGTACTTTTACCAACTAGGGAACTGGCTAAACAG GTTTTCGAGGACTTTGAAGTTTATGGCGAGGTGGTGGGGTTGACATCATGTTGTTTATATGGAGGAGCTCCGTACCACACCCAAGAGATGAAAATGAAGAAAGGAGTTGATATAGTTATCGGGACACCCGGCCGCATAAAG GATCACATAGAGAGGGGGAATATTCACTTAGGTTCATTGAAATTTCGAGTTCTTGATGAGGCGGATGAAATGCTGAGAATGGGATTTGTTGATGACGTTGAACTTATATTAG GCAAGGTAAAGGATGCAAGTAAGGTTCAGACACTTCTTTTTAGTGCCACCTTGCCAGACTGGGTGAAGGGT ATTGCAGCAAGATTTCTTAAAACAAGTAAGAAGACTGTTGATCTTGTTGGTAAAGAGAAGATGAAGGCTAGTACCAGTGTTAAGCATATTGTTTTACCCTGTTCTAAGTCTGCAAGATCACAGTTGATCCCAGATATTATTCGTTGTTATAGCAG CAGTGGACGTACTATTATATTCACTGAGACAAAAGATTCTGCTTCGGAGCTGGCTGGCTTATTGCCTGGATCCCGAGCTTTGCATGGGGACATACAGCAAGCGCAACGTGAG GTCACCCTGAATGGGTTTCGGTCAGGCAAGTTCATGACATTAGTGGCTACAAATGTGGCGGCAAGGGGATTAGATATCAATGACGTGCAGTTAATTATCCAG TGTGAGCCACCGCGTGATGTAGAAGCATATATTCATCGGTCTGGACGAACAGGGAGAGCAG GCAATACTGGAGTTGCTGTCATGCTTTATGATCCTAAAAGGTCGAGCATATCTAAGATAGAAAGAGAATCTGGAGTGAAATTTGAGCACATATCTGCTCCTCAGCCAGTTGATGTAGCTAAATCTGCTGGTGTAGAAGCGGCCAAAATAATAGCCGAAGTCTCTGACAG TGTAATTCCTGCCTTCAAGTCCATTGCTCAGGAGCTATTAGAGACTTCTGGTTTATCAGCAGAAGATCTACTTGCCAAAGCACTAGCCAAGGCTGCA GGTTATTCTGAAATAAAGAGTAGATCCCTTCTAACATCTATGGAGAACCATGTTACATTACTTCTTGAAGCTGGAAAACCTATTTACACACTTTC ATTTGTTTTTGGTGTGTTGAAAAGATTCTTGCCTGAGGAAAAGGTTCACTCAGTGCAGGGACTGACCCTTACTGCTGATGGAATGGGTGCAGTATTTGATGTTGCAGAAGATGATGTCGGAACATTTCTGGCTg GTGCTGAAAATGCAAATAATGTTAGATTAGAGACGTTGAAGAAAAAATTGCCACGTTTACAAGAAAGAGACCAGTCAAGAGGGAGATTCAGTGGTGGAAGAGGTGATAGAAGCGGCGGCGGCGGAAGTTGTGGTGGTGGTAAGTTCTCTGGCGGCAGAGGTGGCCGAGGTGGATTTTCTGATAGAGTAAACGATCGGTTTTCGGGTGGTGGGCGAGGCCGCTACAGTAGTAAGAAATGGTGA
- the LOC107947279 gene encoding embryo-specific protein ATS3B, whose product MKMSKASIVLLYFGFIFIHCEAKSIREKPQAFESFNVSYIQNLGSCSYSVVFTTSCSSTSYTRDQISIAFGDAYGNQIYVPRLDDPASRAFEQCSSDKFEIKGPCAYQICYVYLYRTGPDGWKPEQVKIYGYNSRAVTFYYDTFIPGDTWYGFNYCNSASSSHRWIGQTSFLFVVLWFVLYALI is encoded by the exons ATGAAAATGAGTAAAGCATCAATTGTTTTACTCTATTTTGGCTTCATATTCATCCATTGTGAAGCTAAATCGATCAGAGAAAAGCCTCAAGCTTTTGAGTCCTTCAATGTCAGTTATATACAG AATTTAGGGAGCTGTTCTTACTCGGTGGTTTTTACAACGAGCTGTTCATCAACTAGTTACACTCGAGATCAAATCAGTATTGCTTTCGGTGATGCCTATGGTAACCAG ATATATGTGCCGAGGTTGGATGATCCAGCGTCTAGGGCATTTGAACAATGTTCTTCAGATAAGTTTGAGATTAAAGGACCATGTGCGTATCAGATCTGCTATGTTTATCTCTACCGAACTGGACCAGATGGTTGGAAGCCGGAGCAGGTGAAGATTTATGGCTATAATTCAAGGGCTGTTACATTTTACTATGACACCTTCATTCCAGGTGACACTTGGTATGGATTTAATTATTGCAATAGCGCTTCTTCTTCGCATCGATGGATTGGCCAGACATCGTTCTTATTTGTTGTTCTTTGGTTTGTACTCTACGCACTCATATAA
- the LOC107931030 gene encoding xyloglucan galactosyltransferase XLT2, whose product MLPIHSPKPPSSTTKATTTPELNSIERKNSSSSFRSQNSFVFPNSNRLWLLLVIVSLQIIILLMARGLPLSHRRTHFPSPLSYDHKPVQNPANFSTHRSKSANISISSTVSSPPDRCSSGRIFVYDLPAVFNKELLDNCADLDPWHSRCEALSNGGFGREAAGLSGVIPEGLVPAWYWTDQFAMEVIYHNRVLSHECRTTEPDSAMAFYIPFYAGLAVGKYLWLGYSSKDRDRYCEMMLEWIKDQPYWNRSDGWDHFMTMGRITWDFRRSKNEDWGSSCIYMPGMRNITRLLIERNPWDYFDVVVPYPTGFHPRSDSDIVHWQNFVRNRRRKTLFCFVGAPRAAIKNDFRGLLLNHCNNASGSCKAADCTGSRCSNGTSVILQKFLDSDFCLQPRGDSFTRRSVFDCMIAGSIPVFFWHRTAYLQYQWFLPNDPKSYSVFIHRDLVKNGTSSIKTVLQSYSKQEINQMREKVIQYIPKLVYAKPEKGLNNTKDAFDIAIDGVLKRIKEQEQPGFKWK is encoded by the coding sequence ATGCTTCCGATTCACTCCCCAAAACCCCCTTCTTCGACGACGAAAGCCACAACCACACCTGAATTGAACTCAATCGAACGCAAAAACTCGTCGAGTTCTTTCCGGTCACAAAATTCTTTCGTTTTCCCCAACAGTAATCGCTTATGGCTTCTTCTCGTCATCGTGTCGTTACAAATAATCATCCTCCTTATGGCTCGTGGCCTCCCTCTTTCTCACCGCCGTACCCATTTTCCTTCCCCTTTGTCTTACGATCATAAACCCGTTCAAAATCCGGCTAACTTTTCAACGCATCGTTCAAAATCCGCCAACATTTCGATTTCCTCCACCGTTTCTTCTCCACCCGACCGGTGTTCGTCGGGTCGGATATTTGTTTACGACTTGCCGGCTGTTTTTAACAAGGAGTTGTTGGATAACTGTGCGGATTTAGACCCATGGCACTCGCGTTGTGAGGCTTTGTCAAACGGTGGGTTCGGGAGGGAAGCCGCCGGATTATCCGGCGTCATACCGGAGGGTTTGGTTCCAGCTTGGTACTGGACTGACCAGTTCGCCATGGAAGTTATTTACCACAACCGTGTCTTAAGCCACGAGTGCCGGACGACGGAGCCGGATTCCGCGATGGCGTTTTACATCCCGTTTTATGCCGGACTCGCTGTCGGAAAATACTTGTGGCTTGGGTATAGTTCGAAAGATCGTGATCGGTACTGTGAGATGATGTTGGAATGGATAAAGGATCAACCGTACTGGAACCGTTCCGACGGCTGGGATCATTTCATGACGATGGGTCGTATCACGTGGGATTTCCGGCGGTCTAAAAACGAAGATTGGGGTTCCAGCTGTATTTACATGCCGGGTATGAGGAACATCACACGGCTTTTAATTGAACGGAACCCTTGGGACTATTTCGACGTCGTCGTCCCTTACCCAACCGGATTCCACCCAAGGTCCGATTCAGATATCGTCCACTGGCAAAACTTCGTCCGTAACCGCCGCCGTAAAACCCTCTTTTGCTTCGTCGGAGCTCCCCGCGCCGCCATCAAGAACGATTTCAGAGGCTTACTCCTCAACCATTGCAACAACGCTTCGGGTTCATGCAAAGCCGCGGATTGCACCGGCAGCCGTTGTTCCAACGGCACCTCCGTCATCCTGCAGAAATTTTTAGATTCCGATTTTTGTCTCCAACCCAGAGGCGACAGCTTCACCCGCCGGTCCGTTTTCGACTGTATGATCGCCGGTTCGATCCCGGTCTTTTTCTGGCATCGAACAGCTTACCTTCAATACCAATGGTTCTTACCCAATGACCCCAAATCATACTCTGTTTTCATCCACCGTGACTTAGTCAAAAACGGTACCTCCTCCATTAAAACCGTTCTTCAAAGTTACAGCAAACAAGAAATAAACCAAATGAGGGAGAAAGTGATTCAATACATTCCCAAATTAGTTTATGCAAAACCCGAAAAGGGTTTAAACAATACAAAGGATGCATTCGATATCGCCATTGATGGAGTTTTGAAGAGAATTAAAGAACAGGAGCAGCCTGGATTCAAATGGAAATGA